Proteins from a single region of Companilactobacillus farciminis KCTC 3681 = DSM 20184:
- a CDS encoding acetate/propionate family kinase: MSKIMAVNSGSSTLKWKLYTVPDEKVVAKGMVDRLGLSDSVFEVEFGGKKISEMGDIPDHTTAVNKMLDKLIDLKIIDDYSEITGVGHRVVAGGSIFKDSAVVTPRVVQQIKNLSEFAPLHNPGQAAGIEAFERILPDVPQVAVFDTSFHQTMDPVNYLYSIPYEYYEKYGVRKFGAHGTSHRYVSQAAADYLQIPLNDLKIISCHLGSGSSIDAIEDGKSVDTSMGFTPLAGITMSTRSGDIDPSLVAYLMQKLKITDPSEMVKILNTKSGLLGISGVSPDMRDLLATRAENDRSDLAIKIFINRIVKYIGSYIAMLKGTDVIIFTAGVGAGNAEIRADIANSFNYMGVKIDKDRNENGTGTRLISTDDSTVKVLVVPTDEELMIVRDVIRLTKYSD, translated from the coding sequence ATGTCTAAAATCATGGCCGTTAATTCTGGTAGCTCTACACTGAAGTGGAAACTATACACAGTACCTGATGAAAAAGTTGTTGCAAAAGGAATGGTTGATCGTCTTGGCCTTTCTGATTCGGTTTTTGAAGTTGAATTTGGTGGTAAAAAGATTAGTGAAATGGGTGATATCCCTGATCACACAACTGCCGTCAATAAAATGCTCGATAAATTGATCGACTTAAAGATCATTGATGACTATTCAGAAATTACTGGTGTCGGTCATCGAGTAGTTGCCGGTGGTAGTATCTTTAAAGACTCTGCTGTTGTAACTCCAAGAGTGGTTCAACAAATCAAGAACTTGTCAGAATTTGCTCCATTGCATAATCCTGGACAAGCTGCTGGTATTGAAGCTTTTGAAAGAATATTGCCAGATGTACCACAAGTAGCTGTCTTTGATACGTCATTCCATCAAACAATGGATCCAGTCAATTACTTGTATAGTATTCCTTACGAATATTATGAAAAATATGGTGTTCGTAAGTTTGGAGCTCACGGTACTAGCCATAGATATGTCTCACAAGCTGCAGCTGATTACTTGCAAATACCTTTGAACGATTTGAAGATTATTTCTTGTCACTTGGGTAGTGGTTCATCAATCGATGCAATTGAAGACGGCAAATCAGTCGATACTTCAATGGGCTTCACACCGCTAGCTGGTATCACAATGAGTACACGTTCTGGAGATATTGATCCTTCGCTTGTTGCTTATTTGATGCAAAAGTTAAAGATCACTGATCCAAGTGAAATGGTTAAAATTTTAAATACTAAATCTGGTTTGCTAGGTATTTCTGGCGTTTCACCAGATATGCGTGATTTATTAGCTACTAGAGCAGAAAACGACCGCTCTGATTTGGCAATCAAGATTTTCATCAATCGAATCGTCAAATATATCGGTTCATACATTGCTATGCTCAAAGGCACTGATGTAATTATCTTTACAGCCGGTGTTGGTGCAGGCAATGCTGAAATTAGAGCAGATATTGCCAATAGTTTTAATTATATGGGTGTAAAAATTGATAAAGATCGTAACGAAAATGGTACTGGCACACGTTTGATCAGTACCGATGACTCAACAGTCAAAGTCCTAGTCGTTCCAACAGATGAAGAACTGATGATTGTTCGTGACGTCATTCGTCTAACTAAATACAGCGATTAA
- a CDS encoding class I SAM-dependent methyltransferase encodes MSEKDMQSYFDKLNKANSLLMESLKVSNIDTLAENLTNISDGKVYVENSVPDQATVAKLEAIYQELKQLNLTPLQLKQAITVAIIKAQKDDKAEVNKLMTPDAIGLIASLIAYEVLNVQNKKTVNIVDPTVGTGNLLIEVIEQLNMTDKFHINAAALDNDDTLVALAKSFSEVMNLNLDAYHQDSVADWDITDIDMAVADLPVGYYPIDENAKNFQTSAESGHSYAHHLLIEQTMNNLNDGGLGIFIVPSQIFQTDQAKKLSEWMVSSVYLQAVLDLPANLFASKEAQKAVVVLQKHGNNAKQVENVLMGTIPDTNNPKLFEGFKDQLQDWAKNFKG; translated from the coding sequence ATGTCAGAAAAAGATATGCAATCATATTTTGATAAGCTAAACAAAGCCAATTCTTTATTGATGGAGTCTTTGAAAGTAAGCAATATTGATACACTTGCCGAGAATTTAACTAATATTTCCGATGGCAAAGTTTATGTTGAAAATTCAGTTCCTGATCAAGCAACAGTTGCTAAACTAGAAGCAATTTATCAAGAACTAAAACAATTGAACTTAACTCCATTGCAGTTGAAGCAAGCTATCACGGTCGCTATTATCAAAGCTCAAAAAGATGATAAGGCAGAAGTCAATAAATTAATGACTCCAGATGCCATTGGTTTGATTGCGAGCCTTATTGCTTATGAGGTACTAAATGTTCAAAATAAGAAAACGGTGAACATAGTTGATCCGACAGTCGGAACAGGTAACTTGTTGATTGAAGTTATCGAACAATTGAATATGACTGATAAATTCCATATCAATGCTGCGGCTTTGGATAACGATGATACACTTGTCGCATTAGCCAAGTCATTTAGCGAAGTGATGAATCTTAATTTGGATGCCTATCACCAAGATAGTGTGGCAGATTGGGATATTACTGATATCGACATGGCGGTGGCAGATTTACCAGTTGGCTATTATCCAATTGATGAAAATGCCAAGAATTTCCAGACTAGCGCTGAATCGGGCCATTCTTATGCTCATCATCTGTTGATTGAACAAACAATGAATAATTTGAATGATGGTGGACTGGGTATCTTTATCGTCCCATCACAAATTTTCCAAACGGATCAAGCTAAGAAATTATCCGAGTGGATGGTTTCAAGTGTTTATTTGCAGGCTGTCTTAGACTTACCTGCCAATTTGTTTGCTTCTAAAGAGGCACAAAAGGCAGTAGTCGTTTTGCAAAAGCATGGTAATAATGCTAAGCAAGTGGAAAATGTTTTGATGGGTACAATTCCAGACACTAATAATCCCAAGTTGTTTGAAGGATTTAAAGACCAGTTACAAGACTGGGCTAAAAATTTTAAAGGTTAG
- the comGA gene encoding competence type IV pilus ATPase ComGA produces MSIITMVKNLLTEACTNKISDIYFLPREGHYHIEARNALQTYTVADLTTEETTMIMNYLKFNSGLDISERRRAQKGSFNFMYQNRQIFIRVSAVGDFKNRESMVIRLIYPQELVSPISEEIVENLLPIAKQKGMMLFAGPMGSGKTSLMYALTRQLSYKKRVMCIEDPIEIVEDSFLQLQVNEEAGMTYEELIKTTLRHRPGILIIGEIRDAKTAQQAIRAAICGYTVMSTIHGKSKYSVIQRLQQFGVSDEEIGNAINLISYQRLIPTYDDLQIFLDTLNATEIKEYLENNLKDDRWGQGIRKIYQAGRIDEDVYQEFVNG; encoded by the coding sequence ATGTCAATTATTACGATGGTCAAAAATTTATTAACCGAAGCCTGTACTAATAAAATTTCAGATATTTATTTCTTGCCAAGAGAAGGCCACTATCATATCGAAGCACGCAATGCACTTCAAACATATACGGTAGCAGATCTGACAACTGAGGAAACTACTATGATCATGAATTATCTTAAATTCAATTCTGGTTTGGATATTTCAGAAAGACGGCGTGCTCAAAAAGGATCTTTTAACTTTATGTATCAAAATCGACAAATCTTTATTCGAGTTTCGGCTGTGGGGGACTTCAAAAATCGAGAGTCAATGGTAATTCGCTTGATTTATCCACAGGAATTAGTTTCACCAATATCAGAAGAAATCGTCGAAAATTTATTACCGATTGCTAAGCAAAAGGGCATGATGCTATTTGCGGGACCAATGGGTTCAGGAAAAACTTCGTTGATGTATGCCTTGACGCGCCAGCTTAGCTACAAGAAGCGAGTCATGTGTATCGAAGACCCAATTGAAATTGTTGAGGATAGTTTTTTACAATTACAAGTCAATGAAGAAGCCGGAATGACTTATGAAGAGTTGATTAAAACCACTTTGCGCCATCGCCCAGGTATTTTGATCATTGGAGAGATCAGGGATGCCAAGACTGCTCAACAAGCTATTCGGGCAGCTATTTGTGGCTATACGGTCATGTCTACGATTCATGGTAAATCTAAGTATTCAGTGATTCAAAGACTGCAACAATTTGGCGTTAGCGATGAGGAAATTGGCAATGCTATCAACTTGATTTCGTATCAAAGATTAATTCCAACGTATGATGATTTACAAATATTTTTAGATACTTTGAATGCGACAGAAATCAAGGAGTATTTGGAAAACAATCTCAAGGACGACAGATGGGGACAAGGTATACGGAAAATTTATCAAGCAGGGCGAATAGATGAAGATGTTTATCAAGAATTTGTTAACGGATAA
- a CDS encoding leucine-rich repeat protein, which yields MTSKKLTIDKKELLIAAGAAMTLGLGASAGHSVIVHAATTDNNTSSVAVPSKTTTDSVSSTSDAATASDTTSNATSTTNSTSTPTKTASGTTTDDTKTTDNTSATGSDSSTTTPKVASDATTNTVTQAATKTDTDNSADKNTTSLVQPAASSLTKSTTTTNTVTPTTATPTTTTPVAPTSTTDSTATTPAKTTTDTKATTLTPVDTSANTISSDGDYTDANKFNWSTDNNGNATLTGTNSNLTSADTNINIPPKITVTNKDTNASTDYNVTAIGNAAFFSNQNINSVQINDGVTDIGDDAFAYTKVNNLDLSNNKTLQNIGKQAFSSDQIKQVQLPDSVENIGDSAFSYNNALTSITLPANLQTIGYQTFAGNTNLASVDFSKATNLQNIGEEAFATDAKLTSIDLSQNNQLTNISKGAFIYDNGLTSVTLPDSLETIGDQAFLADTSLTSMKFGPNLKSIGYQAFTYNDKLTNVDFSNAKALTTIGTGAFEYSNLEGTLTLPANLQTVGEYAFAGNNISNVVLNNGLQTIGNGAFSTNKLTGTLTVPDSVQSIGDSAFSNNQLTGISSNASNFQVGTNAFANNRITTVLLPNVSLDNVNLNGIVDQLAAIFTDSAHNKISDYFNINIGGVTENDLAISDLSNGVTYSDGVFDIPSGTDSFTFTWALPGTNKYSGTYDVVLNDPVIEAINSKVAAGTNWQPSDNFISAKTPDGDTVPFDSITYSIVDPNNQNVTTIDTLKPGTYKVTYKYGSDSSTVTVEVYKRSGTYSLSGTQETTYNGQDQSIDYGNFVVNLSDGSVYTPQNGDLILNTDAKNAGSYQVGLTQQAIDNINNLSQSAYINWQQSDSTGQLIIQKAPVTITVANANKVAGQADPTFTAEVSMPGVTDGDQVVYNLTRVPGDTAGTYAINASFDPNANPNYSITVVPGTLTITADKQSLVGSNYTMHVGDPAPTASDFQASATDVNGNPLDVKVDLSKADLNTAGTYDVVLSTADGQEKTVQLTVEADPTSGGGTVDPTDPTDPTDPTDPTDPTDPTDPTDPTDPTNPTDPTDPTDPTDPTNPVEPPVVSPVEPVVPDEKDPNNNGTGNNPDENTNDNVNNNTDGSSSSNVSDASKNPSETVVNNNSRPEVIMEGNVYYVPGVKGQSNGVLVAPTNLHKNGYDPTNQSGIQTFPQTGNDSGTFMKILGAMIAVLTLGVIDIRKVRH from the coding sequence ATGACGAGTAAAAAATTAACAATTGATAAAAAAGAATTATTAATTGCCGCTGGTGCAGCAATGACTTTGGGACTAGGGGCCAGTGCAGGACATTCAGTCATTGTTCATGCGGCCACGACTGATAATAATACAAGTTCAGTTGCTGTACCTTCTAAAACAACTACCGATTCAGTATCTTCAACTTCAGATGCAGCTACTGCTTCTGATACTACCTCTAATGCTACTTCAACTACGAATTCAACATCAACACCTACTAAGACTGCTTCTGGCACCACGACTGATGACACTAAAACTACAGATAATACCAGTGCCACTGGTTCAGATAGCTCAACAACGACACCAAAAGTAGCTTCTGATGCCACGACAAATACTGTAACGCAAGCTGCAACTAAGACTGATACCGACAATAGTGCCGATAAAAATACGACCAGTCTTGTTCAACCAGCAGCCTCAAGTTTGACTAAATCGACCACGACTACAAATACCGTGACTCCAACAACAGCCACGCCAACTACGACGACACCAGTAGCGCCAACATCAACTACTGATTCAACTGCTACAACACCTGCTAAAACTACCACTGATACTAAAGCAACTACTTTGACGCCAGTAGATACAAGTGCCAATACAATTTCTTCAGATGGGGATTATACTGACGCCAACAAGTTCAATTGGAGTACCGACAACAACGGTAATGCTACTTTAACAGGTACTAATTCTAATTTAACTTCTGCGGATACTAATATTAATATTCCACCTAAGATCACAGTAACTAATAAGGATACTAATGCCAGCACCGACTATAATGTTACTGCGATTGGGAATGCGGCTTTCTTCAGTAACCAAAATATTAACAGCGTCCAAATCAATGATGGTGTGACGGATATTGGCGACGATGCTTTTGCTTATACCAAAGTTAATAATCTTGATCTATCTAATAACAAGACTTTGCAAAATATTGGTAAACAAGCCTTTTCAAGTGATCAAATTAAACAAGTTCAATTGCCAGATTCAGTTGAGAATATCGGCGATTCAGCTTTTTCTTACAATAATGCTTTGACTTCGATTACTTTGCCTGCCAACCTACAAACAATTGGCTATCAAACTTTTGCTGGTAATACTAATTTAGCAAGTGTAGATTTCTCCAAGGCTACTAATTTACAAAATATTGGTGAAGAAGCTTTTGCAACAGATGCTAAGCTAACTTCAATCGATTTGAGTCAAAATAACCAATTAACAAATATCAGTAAGGGTGCTTTTATTTATGACAATGGTTTAACATCGGTAACTTTGCCAGATAGTTTGGAGACTATTGGTGATCAAGCCTTCTTAGCTGATACTAGTTTGACTTCGATGAAATTTGGTCCTAACTTGAAATCCATTGGTTACCAAGCCTTTACTTACAATGACAAGTTAACTAATGTTGACTTCTCCAATGCGAAAGCTTTGACTACGATTGGAACGGGAGCATTTGAGTATTCCAATTTGGAAGGAACATTAACTTTGCCTGCTAATTTGCAAACAGTTGGTGAATATGCTTTTGCCGGCAATAATATTTCAAACGTAGTACTCAATAATGGTTTGCAAACAATTGGCAATGGAGCTTTTTCAACTAACAAATTGACAGGTACATTGACAGTTCCTGATTCAGTTCAAAGTATTGGTGACTCTGCCTTTAGCAACAATCAATTAACGGGTATTTCGTCCAATGCTTCTAATTTTCAAGTGGGAACAAATGCCTTTGCCAACAATCGTATTACGACTGTCTTATTGCCAAATGTTTCATTAGATAATGTTAATTTGAATGGTATCGTTGATCAGTTAGCAGCAATTTTCACTGATTCGGCCCACAATAAAATCTCTGATTACTTCAATATCAACATCGGTGGAGTAACTGAGAATGATTTAGCAATTTCTGATTTGAGCAATGGCGTAACTTATAGTGATGGCGTCTTTGATATTCCAAGTGGTACTGATAGCTTTACCTTCACTTGGGCTTTGCCAGGCACAAATAAATATAGTGGAACTTACGATGTCGTTTTAAATGACCCTGTGATCGAAGCAATTAATTCTAAGGTTGCTGCCGGAACAAATTGGCAACCAAGCGATAATTTCATTAGTGCTAAAACTCCCGATGGCGATACCGTTCCTTTTGATTCGATAACTTACAGCATCGTCGACCCCAATAATCAAAATGTCACAACCATTGATACGTTGAAACCCGGAACTTATAAAGTCACTTATAAATATGGCAGTGATTCAAGTACCGTAACAGTTGAAGTCTACAAACGTTCAGGAACTTATAGTTTAAGTGGAACACAAGAAACAACTTATAATGGTCAAGATCAAAGTATTGATTATGGTAACTTTGTTGTTAATTTGTCAGATGGTTCAGTTTATACACCTCAAAATGGTGATTTGATTTTAAATACAGATGCTAAAAATGCTGGCAGTTATCAAGTGGGATTGACTCAACAAGCAATCGACAATATCAATAATTTGTCTCAAAGTGCTTATATTAACTGGCAACAAAGTGACTCTACTGGCCAATTGATCATTCAAAAAGCTCCAGTTACAATTACAGTCGCCAATGCTAATAAAGTTGCTGGACAAGCTGATCCAACATTCACGGCTGAAGTTTCTATGCCTGGTGTTACTGATGGTGATCAAGTAGTTTACAACTTAACTAGAGTTCCTGGGGATACAGCCGGAACCTATGCAATCAATGCAAGTTTTGATCCTAATGCCAATCCTAATTATTCGATTACAGTAGTACCTGGTACTTTGACAATCACTGCTGATAAACAGAGTTTAGTCGGTAGCAATTATACGATGCACGTTGGAGACCCAGCACCAACAGCTAGTGACTTTCAAGCTTCAGCAACAGATGTTAATGGTAATCCTTTGGATGTTAAAGTTGACTTGAGTAAAGCTGATTTGAATACAGCTGGAACTTATGACGTTGTATTGAGTACCGCTGATGGACAAGAAAAAACAGTTCAATTAACAGTTGAAGCTGATCCTACTAGTGGCGGTGGTACCGTTGACCCAACAGATCCAACAGATCCAACAGATCCAACGGATCCAACAGATCCAACAGATCCAACAGACCCAACGGACCCAACAGACCCAACGAATCCAACGGACCCAACGGATCCAACAGATCCGACAGACCCAACCAATCCAGTAGAACCACCAGTCGTATCTCCAGTTGAACCGGTAGTTCCTGATGAAAAAGATCCAAACAACAATGGGACTGGCAATAATCCTGACGAAAATACTAATGACAATGTGAATAACAATACCGATGGTTCCTCAAGCAGTAATGTCAGTGATGCTTCAAAGAATCCTTCAGAAACAGTCGTTAACAATAATTCACGTCCTGAAGTCATTATGGAAGGCAATGTTTACTATGTTCCAGGAGTAAAGGGACAATCCAATGGCGTCTTAGTGGCACCAACTAACTTGCACAAAAACGGTTATGATCCTACTAATCAAAGTGGTATTCAAACATTCCCACAAACGGGTAATGACAGTGGTACATTTATGAAAATTCTCGGTGCGATGATTGCTGTTTTGACGCTAGGTGTAATCGATATCAGAAAAGTTCGTCACTAG
- a CDS encoding type II secretion system F family protein has protein sequence MKMFIKNLLTDKKINSKQQAQFLLTISKLLGNGFSLSQSINCLRLLENRHDVFEKIHQDLQNGAMISQALRHLQLPDVIFNQIVIAQNHGKIDQTLMQTGILLQSQAQQKNKLKELLVYPSFILVFLLTMLVGMKIYIVPQLAIAGSGKSIDLFLGVILVSLFLLASGVILLIVNLRRRDEYHRSLLLVKLPLVGKIYLHFFQFLILQGLGMQLASGMNFFIICESSNRFQEGSIQRYLGTKFINELQQGKSLMQMIQEEPLLPNQLQVIIQAGESGPQLAQDLLLISELKFEETKQELKKLLNLVQPILFGIIAIVIVVTYLIVLVPIYGMMKGMS, from the coding sequence ATGAAGATGTTTATCAAGAATTTGTTAACGGATAAGAAGATAAATTCTAAGCAGCAAGCACAATTTTTACTGACCATCAGCAAGCTTTTGGGGAACGGATTTTCACTAAGTCAGTCGATCAATTGTTTACGCTTACTCGAAAATAGACACGATGTTTTTGAAAAAATTCATCAGGACTTGCAAAATGGAGCAATGATTTCACAAGCGCTACGACATCTGCAATTACCTGATGTGATTTTTAATCAAATCGTTATTGCTCAAAATCACGGCAAGATTGATCAGACTTTAATGCAAACAGGGATTTTATTGCAGAGCCAAGCTCAACAAAAGAACAAATTAAAAGAGCTGTTAGTTTATCCGAGTTTTATTTTAGTGTTTCTATTGACGATGCTAGTTGGAATGAAGATTTACATTGTGCCACAGTTGGCTATCGCTGGTAGTGGAAAGTCGATTGATTTATTTTTAGGAGTTATCTTGGTTAGTTTGTTTTTGTTAGCAAGCGGAGTAATTTTATTGATTGTTAATTTGCGCCGAAGAGATGAATATCATCGTTCGTTATTACTTGTGAAATTGCCGTTAGTTGGCAAGATTTATTTACATTTTTTTCAATTTTTAATTTTACAGGGATTGGGAATGCAGTTGGCCAGTGGTATGAATTTTTTCATAATTTGTGAATCTAGCAATCGCTTTCAAGAAGGCTCAATTCAACGCTATTTGGGCACTAAATTTATCAATGAATTACAGCAGGGAAAAAGTTTGATGCAAATGATTCAAGAAGAACCATTATTGCCAAATCAGTTGCAAGTCATTATTCAAGCTGGCGAGAGTGGACCACAGTTGGCACAAGATTTGTTACTGATTTCAGAATTAAAGTTCGAGGAAACTAAGCAAGAATTAAAAAAACTTTTAAATTTAGTTCAGCCCATATTGTTCGGCATTATTGCAATCGTAATTGTTGTGACGTATTTGATCGTCTTGGTGCCGATATATGGAATGATGAAAGGGATGTCATGA
- a CDS encoding VanZ family protein: MKKIKQYEKWFYGIAVVILLGLFYSSSMTYKQQTSVPFLERYLQNKPFEHGLSQIGFNYGGKYQSVANDGYFKFVEFFIRKGAHFSIYLVLGVFLALALITYFRRNYFLMIFIPWMTTTGLAAFDEFHQGLTGGRTPLVEDVILDSAGAFTGIVILVICLYLFSFKNKKYDSNL; the protein is encoded by the coding sequence ATGAAAAAAATTAAGCAATACGAGAAATGGTTTTACGGAATAGCAGTCGTGATTTTATTAGGATTGTTTTACAGTTCTTCTATGACTTATAAGCAACAGACATCGGTGCCTTTTTTGGAAAGATACCTTCAAAATAAACCCTTTGAACACGGTTTGTCTCAAATAGGTTTTAATTATGGTGGTAAATATCAATCGGTTGCTAACGATGGCTATTTTAAATTCGTTGAGTTCTTTATTCGTAAGGGAGCACATTTTAGTATTTATTTGGTTTTAGGAGTTTTTCTCGCATTAGCTTTGATCACATATTTCAGACGTAATTATTTTTTGATGATTTTTATACCTTGGATGACAACGACTGGCTTAGCAGCTTTCGATGAATTTCATCAAGGATTGACTGGTGGACGGACACCGTTAGTTGAAGATGTGATTTTAGATAGCGCTGGAGCTTTTACTGGCATCGTTATATTAGTAATTTGTCTGTATTTGTTTAGCTTTAAAAATAAAAAATATGATTCAAATTTATAA
- a CDS encoding ComGF family competence protein, giving the protein MTLGILQQSLQILKIIQQTDFQEQVRWHITQEKLQTVLQNSKIINLKNQRIVYSPNDEQNKRVIEKYWAGDKLMLHARTVSNGGHEPIMTDLKKIDIEKNGNLVIITTENKAQQKSTMCLVYDE; this is encoded by the coding sequence ATGACCTTAGGTATTTTGCAGCAGAGCCTACAAATTTTAAAAATCATTCAACAGACGGATTTTCAAGAACAAGTTAGATGGCATATCACGCAAGAAAAACTGCAAACAGTTTTGCAAAATAGTAAAATTATTAATTTAAAAAATCAACGAATAGTCTATTCACCAAATGATGAACAAAATAAGCGAGTCATTGAGAAATACTGGGCAGGAGATAAATTAATGTTGCACGCAAGGACGGTCTCAAATGGAGGACATGAACCGATTATGACGGATCTGAAAAAAATTGATATTGAAAAAAATGGAAATTTAGTTATTATTACAACAGAGAATAAAGCTCAGCAAAAATCAACAATGTGTTTAGTTTATGATGAGTGA
- the comGC gene encoding competence type IV pilus major pilin ComGC: MMKKIRKGFTLIEMVVVLFIISLLMLIMVPNIVAQKDHASTKSEEAFKTTLTTQAELYLENNPEKTTVSADDLQKENYITAAQSKRAKKIKDLNLNNLVEKDKTDAS; this comes from the coding sequence ATGATGAAAAAAATCAGAAAAGGTTTTACTTTAATTGAAATGGTAGTTGTTTTGTTTATTATTTCTTTGCTAATGCTAATTATGGTGCCGAATATTGTGGCTCAAAAAGATCATGCCAGCACTAAGTCGGAAGAGGCTTTTAAAACAACTCTAACTACTCAAGCAGAATTATATTTGGAAAACAATCCAGAAAAAACAACTGTCTCGGCAGACGACTTACAAAAAGAAAACTATATAACTGCAGCTCAATCCAAAAGAGCAAAAAAAATAAAAGATCTCAATCTCAATAATTTAGTGGAAAAAGATAAAACTGATGCCAGTTAG
- a CDS encoding YebC/PmpR family DNA-binding transcriptional regulator yields MSGHSKWHNIQGRKSAQDAKRGKIFQKLSRELFMAAKAGGSDPNDNAALRLIVDKARAANMPKDNIKRALDKADGGSDDHYDEVTYEGYAPGGVAVLVEALTDNKNRTASAVRVAFTRNGGSMGSSGSVSYMFDRKGYIVLDRTKNSQDEDTVLMDIMDLGADDLQTSDDAFEIYTEAKEFAAVRDGLIEKGYDLADAELTMIPQNTTPVPEEKKEQFQHMIDQLEDDDDVSEVYTAAADEDDE; encoded by the coding sequence ATGTCAGGACATTCAAAATGGCATAACATCCAAGGTAGAAAAAGTGCCCAAGATGCAAAGCGTGGTAAAATCTTCCAAAAGCTGTCTCGTGAGTTATTTATGGCAGCTAAGGCGGGTGGCTCCGATCCTAACGATAATGCTGCCCTTCGTTTAATAGTAGATAAAGCTCGTGCAGCCAATATGCCAAAGGACAACATCAAACGTGCCTTAGACAAGGCTGATGGCGGTAGTGACGATCATTATGATGAAGTTACATACGAAGGCTATGCTCCAGGTGGAGTTGCAGTTTTAGTAGAAGCTTTGACAGATAACAAGAACAGAACTGCTTCTGCCGTACGTGTTGCATTTACCCGTAACGGAGGTAGCATGGGTTCAAGTGGTTCAGTTTCATACATGTTTGACCGTAAAGGTTACATTGTTTTGGACCGTACAAAGAACTCACAAGATGAAGATACAGTATTAATGGATATCATGGATCTTGGTGCAGACGATTTGCAAACATCAGATGATGCTTTTGAAATTTATACAGAAGCAAAAGAATTTGCTGCAGTTCGTGATGGTTTGATTGAAAAGGGATATGACCTTGCCGATGCAGAATTGACAATGATTCCTCAAAATACAACACCAGTTCCTGAAGAAAAGAAGGAACAATTCCAACACATGATCGATCAACTTGAAGACGATGATGATGTTTCAGAAGTTTACACTGCTGCTGCAGATGAAGACGACGAATAA